A window of the Gossypium arboreum isolate Shixiya-1 chromosome 2, ASM2569848v2, whole genome shotgun sequence genome harbors these coding sequences:
- the LOC108461961 gene encoding probable glycosyltransferase At5g03795, which yields MIAGKPPLQQSQLFSLKGSVLTLSILTLISFTYFSFKSLRPPLPFSPPTPQITLLPSSATATATATATGTNTTTPSQPRIVAEKKEGNVGEEQEDNDDDFFTDIYHSPKLFKMNFEEMEKKFKIYIYPDGDPKTFYQTPRKLTGKYASEGYFFQNIRESRFRTEDPDQAHLFFIPISCHKMRGKGTPYENMTIIVQNYLDGLIAKYPYWNRTLGADHFFVTCHDVGVRATEGVPFLVKNAIRVVCSPSYDVGFIPHKDVALPQVLQPFALPAGGNDVENRTSLGFWAGHRNSKIRVILARVWENDTELDISNNRISRATGHLVYQKRFYRTKFCICPGGSQVNSARITDSIHYGCVPVILSNYYDLPFNDILDWQKFAVILKESDVYQLKQILKSISHEEFVSLHNNLVKVQKHFQWNTPPVKFDAFHMVIYELWLRHHVIKY from the exons ATGATAGCCGGAAAGCCACCGTTACAGCAATCTCAGCTGTTTTCTTTGAAGGGATCCGTTCTCACTCTCTCTATTCTGACCCTAATTTCATTCACTTACTTCTCCTTCAAATCCCTTCGTCCTCCTCTTCCTTTCTCCCCACCCACTCCTCAGATCACTCTCCTCCCTTCCTCCGCCACCGCCACCGCCACCGCCACCGCCACGGGCACCAACACCACAACTCCTTCTCAGCCTCGTATCGTCGCCGAGAAAAAAGAAGGCAATGTCGGCGAAGAACAAGAAGACAACGACGACGATTTTTTTACCGATATTTATCACTCTCCGAAGCTTTTCAAGATGAATTTCGAAGAAATGGAGAAGAAATTCAAGATCTACATTTACCCCGACGGCGATCCGAAAACTTTCTACCAAACTCCCCGGAAACTGACCGGTAAATACGCCAGCGAAGGTTACTTTTTCCAGAATATTCGAGAGAGTCGGTTTCGTACGGAAGATCCAGATCAAGCTCACCTCTTCTTTATCCCAATCTCTTGTCACAAAATGCGCGGCAAG GGAACGCCGTATGAGAATATGACAATAATTGTTCAGAATTATCTAGATGGTTTGATAGCTAAATATCCTTATTGGAATAGAACACTAGGTGCCGATCATTTCTTCGTTACTTGTCATGATGTCGGTGTTCGTGCAACGGAAGGGGTTCCATTTCTTGTAAAGAACGCCATTCGTGTTGTTTGTTCTCCGAGCTATGATGTTGGGTTTATTCCACATAAAGATGTTGCTCTCCCTCAAGTTTTGCAGCCCTTTGCTCTTCCTGCTGGTGGAAATGATGTTGAAAATAG GACGTCGCTTGGTTTTTGGGCTGGTCATAGGAACTCGAAGATTAGGGTGATACTGGCTCGTGTGTGGGAGAATGATACTGAGCTTGACATTTCAAATAATAGAATAAGCAGGGCTACTGGACATTTAGTGTACCAGAAGAGGTTTTATAGAACTAAATTCTGCATATGCCCTGGTGGCTCCCAGGTCAACAGTGCTCGCATAACTGATTCAATCCATTATGGATGTGTTCCTG TAATATTATCCAACTATTATGACCTGCCATTCAATGACATTCTCGATTGGCAAAAATTTGCTGTCATCCTTAAAGAGAGTGATGTTTACCAGCTGAAGCAGATCCTGAAGAGCATATCCCATGAGGAATTTGTTTCACTACATAACAACTTGGTTAAG GTTCAAAAGCATTTCCAATGGAATACACCGCCGGTAAAGTTCGATGCATTCCACATGGTTATTTATGAACTTTGGTTGCGCCACCACGTAATCAAATACTAA